From Methanosarcina lacustris Z-7289, one genomic window encodes:
- the rtcA gene encoding RNA 3'-terminal phosphate cyclase gives MIEIDGSYGEGGGQVIRTAVALSAVTGKEVKVTNIRKNRPNPGLKQQHLKALETAASICRARTSGLFPGSTELFFSPMEIKGGKYEIDIGTAGSITLLLQSLMPALPFAKEKVELMIKGGTDVAWSPTIDYLQHVTFRALKHLGYAGSVTLKKRGYYPRGGGEVSAVFEPCKLRGFHFRKEEENKRGGENPIEEDIRKGGRDLNQGKEVMGVSHASNLPAHVPARQAEAAESILLEAGYGSRINVQSCELLSTGSGITIWSGYCGGSALGERGLPAEKVGRRAAEEIISELRTEASVDVHLADQLIPYMALAGNSSYMVREITLHAATNIWVTEQFLGVKFRIEEKEGLFEVSVD, from the coding sequence ATGATAGAAATTGACGGTTCATATGGGGAAGGAGGAGGACAGGTAATCAGGACAGCTGTTGCTCTTTCTGCAGTTACCGGGAAAGAAGTAAAGGTTACGAACATAAGGAAAAACAGACCGAATCCCGGCCTGAAACAACAGCATTTGAAAGCTCTGGAAACTGCAGCCAGTATCTGCAGAGCACGGACCTCAGGGCTTTTTCCAGGTTCTACAGAGTTATTTTTTTCTCCAATGGAAATAAAGGGGGGGAAATATGAGATTGATATCGGGACCGCAGGAAGCATAACCCTGCTTCTGCAAAGCCTTATGCCAGCCCTGCCTTTTGCAAAAGAAAAGGTCGAACTAATGATAAAGGGAGGAACTGACGTTGCCTGGTCCCCGACAATTGACTACCTCCAGCATGTAACCTTCAGGGCACTTAAACACCTTGGATATGCGGGAAGTGTAACCCTGAAAAAACGCGGTTACTATCCCAGAGGAGGAGGAGAGGTCTCAGCTGTTTTTGAACCCTGTAAGCTTCGTGGTTTTCATTTCCGGAAGGAAGAAGAAAACAAACGAGGTGGAGAAAACCCAATCGAAGAGGATATCCGGAAAGGAGGGAGGGACCTGAACCAGGGGAAAGAAGTCATGGGAGTTTCACATGCATCGAATCTTCCGGCACATGTGCCAGCCCGCCAGGCTGAAGCTGCCGAATCCATACTTCTTGAAGCCGGATACGGTTCACGGATCAATGTCCAGTCCTGCGAATTGCTTTCCACAGGAAGCGGGATCACCATCTGGTCCGGTTATTGCGGGGGAAGTGCCCTCGGAGAAAGAGGACTGCCTGCTGAAAAGGTGGGCAGGCGCGCTGCAGAAGAAATCATTTCGGAACTCAGAACAGAAGCCTCTGTAGATGTGCATCTGGCAGACCAACTGATCCCGTATATGGCACTTGCAGGAAACAGTTCTTACATGGTCCGTGAAATAACTCTACATGCGGCAACAAACATCTGGGTCACAGAACAATTTCTGGGTGTGAAATTCAGAATAGAGGAAAAAGAGGGACTTTTTGAAGTATCAGTAGACTGA
- a CDS encoding NAD(P)/FAD-dependent oxidoreductase translates to MGSDFGVTGATGKVIRAAGEVQEEVSGKVSAHARAEKNLTRVVIIGGGACGMAAATKIRRQSGFKITVLSCDSHTAYSHCGIPFVLGREIESFEKLIIKTPDFFRENNIDVRLNEKVRSINLTGQVALTGKEAYPFDKLVIATGSLPFIDRKSQANILPYGIFTLRSLADGKLFGKALETAQTVCVVGGGTIGIECASALKKRGIKPILITRSKDLLSSQFDSDMSAIVRAHLETLGVEVITGEPLFLPENFWKERTVYVKDRHFPADLVLLATGVKPEVCLAREAGIDIGKAGGIAVNEMLQVKAGGEFLPNIYAGGECAEVTDLLTGEIRLSQLGTTARRMADVIGNNITGKYSTFGPLADPWVAVAGDLQFGGVGLTPEKAERRGIKVVTGFSHGRTRASYYPGRKDLYIKLHFKDGCLAGAQLAGGEGIKERIDALSLAIKKKTTIKDLLSLETCYAPPVSMLVDPLMPTVKDAVRNMRKDMTN, encoded by the coding sequence ATGGGAAGCGATTTCGGCGTAACAGGTGCTACAGGTAAAGTCATTAGGGCCGCAGGTGAAGTTCAAGAAGAGGTTTCCGGGAAAGTCTCCGCACATGCCCGGGCAGAGAAAAACCTTACAAGGGTGGTTATTATAGGAGGGGGAGCCTGTGGGATGGCAGCTGCTACCAAGATTAGAAGGCAGAGTGGCTTTAAAATAACCGTGCTTTCATGTGACTCCCACACCGCTTACAGTCACTGTGGAATTCCTTTTGTTCTTGGTAGGGAAATTGAAAGTTTTGAAAAACTGATTATAAAAACCCCGGATTTTTTCAGGGAAAACAACATAGATGTGAGACTGAACGAGAAAGTAAGGTCAATAAACCTGACCGGACAGGTTGCCCTGACAGGAAAAGAAGCCTACCCTTTTGATAAGCTGGTGATTGCTACAGGGAGCCTGCCCTTTATAGATCGCAAAAGCCAGGCAAATATTCTGCCTTACGGAATCTTTACGCTCAGGAGCCTTGCTGACGGCAAACTCTTTGGAAAAGCCCTTGAAACCGCCCAAACAGTATGTGTCGTAGGTGGGGGTACAATAGGAATCGAATGTGCCTCAGCCCTCAAAAAGCGCGGAATTAAGCCTATACTTATAACCAGAAGTAAAGACCTGCTCTCCAGCCAGTTTGATTCCGATATGTCTGCAATTGTCAGGGCACACCTTGAAACCCTCGGTGTGGAAGTTATTACCGGGGAACCTTTATTTTTACCTGAAAATTTCTGGAAAGAAAGAACCGTATACGTAAAGGACAGGCATTTTCCTGCAGACCTTGTGCTCCTGGCAACCGGTGTAAAACCTGAAGTCTGCCTTGCCAGAGAAGCAGGGATAGATATTGGAAAGGCAGGAGGAATAGCCGTAAATGAAATGCTTCAGGTAAAGGCAGGAGGGGAATTTCTCCCCAATATATACGCAGGTGGCGAATGCGCGGAGGTTACTGACCTTTTAACCGGAGAAATCAGGCTGAGCCAGCTGGGCACAACAGCAAGACGTATGGCAGATGTAATCGGAAATAATATTACAGGCAAATACTCTACTTTCGGGCCCCTTGCTGACCCCTGGGTGGCTGTTGCTGGAGACCTGCAATTCGGAGGAGTTGGGCTTACTCCCGAAAAAGCGGAAAGGCGGGGGATAAAAGTTGTAACTGGATTTTCCCACGGGCGCACGAGGGCTTCCTACTATCCGGGTCGAAAGGACCTGTATATAAAACTTCATTTTAAAGATGGCTGCCTTGCAGGAGCGCAGCTTGCAGGAGGAGAAGGAATAAAGGAAAGGATCGATGCCCTCTCCCTTGCGATAAAAAAGAAAACAACAATTAAAGACCTTCTTAGCCTTGAAACCTGCTATGCCCCTCCGGTTTCCATGCTTGTGGACCCTCTCATGCCGACTGTAAAAGACGCAGTCAGAAATATGCGGAAAGATATGACAAATTAA